GAAATCTCGCGCGGGCCCTGCAGGTCTTCCAGGAGCTGGGCATCAACGTGCTGCACCTGGAGCTGTCGCCCCTGGAGATGGGCACCAATCAGGCGGACGTCCTGGTGGATGTCGAGTGCGATCCCCGTCGCCTGGATCAGGTGGTGAAGATGCTCAATCGGGAGGTGGCCTCCGTTAGCTATACGTCCGTGAATGCCACGAGTCACATGTCCAGGGCCCCATCGCTCTCCGCTTGCTCCAGTTTCGGTGAGTTTTCTCGCATGCGGATCTCGGAAAAGTGCGCGGAAATATATTCTCGGGGATCTTCCGCTTCGGTTCAGATTTCGGCGACATGGTCTGGTTCCCCCGGAAGATATCCGACCTGGACAAGGCCCAGAATGTCCTGATGTATGGCTCCGACCTGGATGCCGACCATCCGGGCTTCAAGGATCCCGTGTACCGCAAGCGGCGCGAACAGTTCTCGGCCATAGCCAACAATTTCAAGCAGTAAGTGACACGACACCTGCCCCATCTTGCCACATCACGCATCCCCTCTCCTCCCACCCCCCATGCAGCGGCAGTCCCATTCCACGCGTGCAGTACACACCCGAAGAAGTGAAAACTTGGTAAGTTTTCCAATTGAGTTTTCGCCTTGGCCCTGGTGGGGGCACAGATTGATTTTGGTTTGCGAAAACTTTCTCCTTCGAAGGGGCACTGTTTTCCTCGAGCTGCACCGCCTATACGTGCTGCACGCCGTGCCGGAGTACATGGAGAACTGGCCGGACCTGGTCAAGTACTGCGGCTATCGGGCGGACAATGTGCCACAGCTGCAGGACGTGAGCGTGTACCTGAAACGGAAGACGGGCTTCCAGCTGCGTCCTGTGGCCGGGTACCTCTCGCCGCGGGACTTCCTCTCGGGCCTGGCATTCCGCATCTTCCACTGCACTCAGTACATCAGGCACTCTTCGGATCCGTTCTACACTCCCGAACCGTGAGTTTTCCGGCTGCTATCCCGCGGGGGGCTTTTCTTATGCCTTTGCTTGCAGGGACTGCTGCCACGAGCTGTTGGGCCACATGCCGCTGCTGGCAAACTCCAGTTTTGCTCAGTTTTCGCAGGAGATCGGCCTGGCGTCCTTGGGGGCCAGCGATGCGGACATTGAGAAGTTGGCGACGGTGGGTTTTTGGGGCTTAAATTCCTTTCAATTCCTTAAGGTTCCATCCTCCATCTTCCGTTGCTAGCTCTATTTCTTCACTGTGGAGTTCGGGCTTTGCAAGCAGGCGGACAGCAGCTTCAAGGTGTATGGAGCAGGTCTGCTGAGCTCTGTGGCAGAGCTGCAGCATGCCATCACCGCCGGACCGAAGATCAAGAAGTTCGATCCGGAGTTCACCTGCAAGGAGGAGTGCATTATCACCTCCTACCAGAATGCCTACTACTATACGGACTCCTTCGAAGAGGCCAAGGAGCAAATGCGGTAAGAGTCTTCCCTCTGAGAGATGTGTGGCATCCCACTTCCACAGCTAGTTCCTCCCCTTCAGGGCCTTCGCCGACAGCATTCAGCGTCCGTTCGGTGTGCGCTACAATCCGTACACCATGAGCGTGGAGGTGCTCTCGAATGCCCAGAAGATCACGGCGGTGGTCAGTGAGCTCAAGGGCGACCTGAGCATCGTGTGCTCAGCCCTGAGGAAGATATCGGCCACCGATGACAATCTGGACGTGGAATGCATAGCCAATATGCTGCACAACAGCCTGAATGTACGCGGAGCAGCCTCCGGAAGCAAAGCCAGCAGTCCCGACAACTCGGACAACTCCACGGCGGAGGAGAACTAGGGATCTCGATGGCAGATCGGGGAAACGCAATCGGAGTATTTGGGACCATTTGTTTAGAAACGAAACTACAATACAATCTACTATACACCATATATCGTATATGCAATATATATCGTATACCCGTGCATCTCTTTGTCTATAACtaattgttgtttatttgcaAAGCCTAAAACTATCTAAATGTAAAGGCACTTATTATAAATACAAGTAATACAAGTAATAAAAGTCGCAGCATCTTGGTGTACCGAACTAGCACTTGCACTTGTATGAGTAGGGGAGTATAGTATCCTACTTGTAGATCATATCACAGTCGCTGTTGATGAGCAGCTTTTTGCTCATGTAGCTGGTCACGCACTCGACAATAAAGTTGGGGATCGTCCAGAGGTTGAAGCTGAGCGCCAACGAGCGCCACTGCTGCAGTATCAGCCGCACGTCGTACAGCCAACCGAAGCGATGGCCAACGCGCTTCGACACCTGGGACGTCACGCCACGCACCACACCGCCGGCCAGTCCGGTGACGCTCACACGGCGGCCGCGCTTCCTCTCGCCCGATTCCTCTCCGGAGCTCGATCCCGAGTTCGAGCGAGAGTGCGAGCGCGAGCGAGAGCCCGATCTTGACCCAGAGTTCCCGCCAAAGGTCAGGGCGCGCTGCTCAAATTCCGGCTTGAGATCGACGCGTGGCGCGATTTGTATGCGATCGACTGTGTCACAGATTTCCGCATTGCTGATGAGGATCCCCGCCACAATGTACATCATCTTGAAGACCCTATAATGGAGGATTGTGGGATTAGTAAGGGCAATCGCAGGGAGAGCCAATGCACGCACCTCACTGTGTGTGAAAACATCTTGGGCTGTAGttctaaatatatttttgcacTAGAGAAGTGCCACGCCTTATCAGTCCAGTCACTGG
The sequence above is a segment of the Drosophila pseudoobscura strain MV-25-SWS-2005 chromosome X, UCI_Dpse_MV25, whole genome shotgun sequence genome. Coding sequences within it:
- the Trhn gene encoding tryptophan 5-hydroxylase 1 isoform X1, translated to MSASGKSLLGLWLYRSGEQEWAVKQGSPLHQIKKEASVAAASKSHASLSRHASAPGDNFLCFSPPHKQDRSAVEPPPRLAIGGPVDTSRQHSPGERISIIFTLRNQVGNLARALQVFQELGINVLHLELSPLEMGTNQADVLVDVECDPRRLDQVVKMLNREVASVSYTSVNATSHMSRAPSLSACSSFDFGDMVWFPRKISDLDKAQNVLMYGSDLDADHPGFKDPVYRKRREQFSAIANNFKHGSPIPRVQYTPEEVKTWGTVFLELHRLYVLHAVPEYMENWPDLVKYCGYRADNVPQLQDVSVYLKRKTGFQLRPVAGYLSPRDFLSGLAFRIFHCTQYIRHSSDPFYTPEPDCCHELLGHMPLLANSSFAQFSQEIGLASLGASDADIEKLATLYFFTVEFGLCKQADSSFKVYGAGLLSSVAELQHAITAGPKIKKFDPEFTCKEECIITSYQNAYYYTDSFEEAKEQMRAFADSIQRPFGVRYNPYTMSVEVLSNAQKITAVVSELKGDLSIVCSALRKISATDDNLDVECIANMLHNSLNVRGAASGSKASSPDNSDNSTAEEN
- the Trhn gene encoding tryptophan 5-hydroxylase 1 isoform X2, yielding MSASGKSLLGLWLYRSGEQEWAVKQGSPLHQIKKEASVAAASKSHDRSAVEPPPRLAIGGPVDTSRQHSPGERISIIFTLRNQVGNLARALQVFQELGINVLHLELSPLEMGTNQADVLVDVECDPRRLDQVVKMLNREVASVSYTSVNATSHMSRAPSLSACSSFDFGDMVWFPRKISDLDKAQNVLMYGSDLDADHPGFKDPVYRKRREQFSAIANNFKHGSPIPRVQYTPEEVKTWGTVFLELHRLYVLHAVPEYMENWPDLVKYCGYRADNVPQLQDVSVYLKRKTGFQLRPVAGYLSPRDFLSGLAFRIFHCTQYIRHSSDPFYTPEPDCCHELLGHMPLLANSSFAQFSQEIGLASLGASDADIEKLATLYFFTVEFGLCKQADSSFKVYGAGLLSSVAELQHAITAGPKIKKFDPEFTCKEECIITSYQNAYYYTDSFEEAKEQMRAFADSIQRPFGVRYNPYTMSVEVLSNAQKITAVVSELKGDLSIVCSALRKISATDDNLDVECIANMLHNSLNVRGAASGSKASSPDNSDNSTAEEN
- the LOC4811978 gene encoding uncharacterized protein codes for the protein MFSHTVRVFKMMYIVAGILISNAEICDTVDRIQIAPRVDLKPEFEQRALTFGGNSGSRSGSRSRSHSRSNSGSSSGEESGERKRGRRVSVTGLAGGVVRGVTSQVSKRVGHRFGWLYDVRLILQQWRSLALSFNLWTIPNFIVECVTSYMSKKLLINSDCDMIYK